In Candidatus Dormiibacterota bacterium, a single genomic region encodes these proteins:
- a CDS encoding Hsp70 family protein gives MRYAPWAAGLLVLVVAIVAMAAVVLPQSPLRTAHPSELWGEWTTPLGRPAPSPGPAPAPGTSTAYPAVPQTPALYVVEQESPIVAPDETLGEGLGIETPRGKFQVVLARGTPVRYARTVTFGTGADDQKEIRLHVLRGRSGTLAQNRSLGWVRIPDLPPGPRRSTRVAVTFQVVDRAIVLVAQNVADGRALTIEASEAPPGFGP, from the coding sequence GTGAGATACGCCCCCTGGGCGGCGGGGCTCCTCGTCCTGGTCGTGGCGATCGTCGCGATGGCGGCCGTGGTCCTGCCGCAGAGCCCGCTCCGGACGGCCCACCCGTCCGAGCTGTGGGGGGAGTGGACGACGCCGCTGGGCAGGCCGGCCCCCTCTCCGGGCCCCGCACCGGCGCCCGGGACCTCCACCGCGTATCCCGCCGTCCCGCAGACCCCGGCCCTCTACGTCGTCGAACAGGAATCGCCGATCGTCGCCCCCGACGAGACGCTGGGCGAGGGGCTCGGGATCGAGACCCCGCGCGGCAAGTTCCAGGTGGTCCTGGCGAGGGGGACGCCGGTCCGCTACGCTCGGACGGTCACGTTCGGCACGGGGGCCGACGACCAGAAGGAGATCCGGCTGCACGTCCTGCGCGGGCGCTCCGGCACTCTGGCGCAGAATCGCTCGCTCGGCTGGGTGCGCATCCCGGACCTTCCTCCCGGTCCCAGGCGATCGACGCGGGTCGCCGTCACCTTCCAGGTCGTGGACCGCGCCATCGTCCTGGTGGCGCAGAACGTGGCGGACGGCCGGGCGCTGACGATCGAAGCGTCGGAAGCGCCGCCGGGATTCGGACCGTAG
- a CDS encoding site-2 protease family protein, translating into MDALPNVGEFIVWFVVFLFTLTVHEACHGLVAWLGGDSTAYHGGQVTLNPWPHIRREPVGTMVVPLLTFITSGWMMGWASTPYDPEWGRQHPKRLAAMSAAGPAGNLLIATLAFVALKTLLASGVLVPPEQINFQRLVEPRVGTPAESILYPLAFLLSVALSLNVLLCLFNLLPLPPLDGAGILQGLLPDRYGSLIEGLRRNPMMSLVGLMIAWQVMDVFYHPAFEVLYRLLHPGVTYG; encoded by the coding sequence GTGGATGCGCTGCCGAACGTCGGGGAGTTCATCGTCTGGTTCGTCGTCTTCCTGTTCACGCTGACGGTGCACGAGGCCTGCCACGGCCTCGTCGCCTGGCTGGGGGGGGACAGCACGGCCTATCACGGCGGTCAGGTGACGCTCAACCCGTGGCCGCACATCCGGCGCGAGCCGGTGGGCACCATGGTCGTTCCGCTCCTCACCTTCATCACGTCCGGCTGGATGATGGGCTGGGCCTCGACGCCGTACGACCCGGAATGGGGCCGGCAGCACCCGAAGCGCCTGGCGGCGATGTCCGCGGCGGGCCCGGCTGGAAATCTGCTGATCGCGACACTCGCCTTCGTCGCGCTGAAGACGCTCCTGGCGTCGGGGGTGTTGGTGCCGCCCGAGCAGATCAATTTCCAGCGGCTGGTCGAGCCGAGGGTCGGAACGCCGGCTGAGTCGATTCTGTACCCGCTGGCGTTTCTGCTGTCGGTGGCCCTGAGCCTGAACGTCCTGCTCTGCCTGTTCAACCTCCTGCCGCTGCCGCCGCTGGACGGCGCCGGCATCCTGCAGGGCCTGCTGCCAGACAGGTACGGGAGTCTCATCGAGGGCCTGAGACGCAACCCGATGATGTCCCTGGTCGGCCTGATGATCGCCTGGCAGGTCATGGATGTCTTCTATCATCCCGCGTTCGAGGTCCTGTACCGTCTCCTGCACCCGGGGGTGACCTATGGCTAG
- a CDS encoding NifU family protein gives MESMGDEEVKTRIQKILDEMINPAVASHGGWVELLDVKANIAYLKLGGGCQGCGMVNVTLKQGIETTLKEEIPQLVGVIDQTDHAGGSNPYYQPAK, from the coding sequence ATGGAATCCATGGGCGACGAGGAAGTCAAGACCCGTATCCAGAAGATCCTGGACGAGATGATCAACCCGGCCGTGGCGTCGCACGGCGGCTGGGTCGAGCTCCTGGACGTCAAGGCGAACATCGCCTACCTGAAGCTCGGCGGCGGCTGCCAGGGATGCGGCATGGTCAACGTCACCCTGAAGCAGGGAATCGAGACGACGCTCAAGGAAGAGATCCCGCAGCTCGTCGGCGTCATCGACCAGACCGACCACGCCGGTGGATCCAACCCCTACTACCAGCCCGCGAAGTAG
- a CDS encoding peptidylprolyl isomerase, which translates to MRAPATILILVCAAMAHLAASPQPAPTASPAPTPAPSPSAEPSPSPAPKTPEPDRVVVQHILVSFGDKIPGKKSARTESEARELAGQLLERARKGEDFDALVKQYTDDQHPGIYAMFNRGMRPQGRDEYPRQGMVPCFGDLSFSLAPGGIGMCELDATRSPYGWHIIKRIK; encoded by the coding sequence ATGCGAGCCCCTGCGACGATCCTGATCCTGGTCTGCGCGGCGATGGCGCACCTCGCCGCATCGCCCCAGCCCGCGCCGACGGCGAGTCCGGCGCCCACGCCGGCACCGTCCCCCTCTGCAGAGCCCTCACCCTCACCGGCCCCCAAGACGCCCGAGCCGGACCGGGTGGTGGTGCAGCACATCCTGGTGTCGTTCGGGGACAAGATCCCGGGCAAGAAGAGTGCGCGGACGGAGAGCGAGGCGCGCGAGCTGGCCGGGCAGCTCCTGGAGCGGGCGCGCAAGGGAGAGGACTTCGACGCGCTGGTGAAGCAGTATACCGACGACCAGCACCCCGGGATCTACGCGATGTTCAACCGGGGGATGCGTCCCCAGGGACGCGACGAGTACCCGAGGCAGGGAATGGTCCCCTGCTTCGGCGACCTGTCTTTCTCCCTGGCGCCGGGAGGCATCGGCATGTGCGAGCTCGACGCGACGCGCAGCCCGTACGGCTGGCACATCATCAAGAGGATCAAGTGA
- a CDS encoding 3'-5' exonuclease → MAGGSGPEIVYFSVDVEASGPVPGLYNLVSIGAVPVTLTGGSHRPDTDRFYVELKPIGGAFEKEAMAVHGISRKHLEEQGAEASRAMRDLREFVETRRGPGQARAVFVGHNAAFDWSYISYYFTLFKIPNPFGYKALDIKSLAMGRLRIGWFETSKENLEALLPSVPRQDLRQAHRADYDALYQAHILCALLDLR, encoded by the coding sequence ATGGCGGGCGGGAGCGGGCCGGAGATCGTCTACTTCAGCGTGGACGTCGAGGCGTCCGGACCGGTCCCAGGGCTGTACAACCTCGTGTCGATCGGCGCCGTGCCGGTGACCCTCACGGGCGGCTCCCACCGCCCAGACACGGATCGCTTCTACGTCGAGCTGAAGCCGATCGGCGGGGCCTTCGAGAAGGAGGCGATGGCGGTCCACGGCATTTCGCGCAAACACCTGGAGGAGCAGGGGGCGGAAGCGTCCAGGGCGATGCGCGACCTGCGCGAATTCGTCGAGACCAGGCGCGGTCCGGGTCAGGCGCGCGCCGTCTTCGTCGGTCACAACGCCGCCTTCGACTGGTCCTACATCAGCTACTATTTCACCCTGTTCAAGATTCCCAACCCGTTCGGCTACAAGGCGCTCGACATCAAATCGCTGGCGATGGGCCGTCTGCGCATCGGCTGGTTCGAGACGAGCAAGGAGAACCTCGAGGCGCTGCTGCCGTCCGTGCCGCGGCAGGACCTGAGGCAGGCGCACCGCGCGGACTACGACGCGCTCTACCAGGCCCATATCCTGTGCGCGCTTCTCGACCTGCGCTGA